One genomic segment of Nonomuraea coxensis DSM 45129 includes these proteins:
- a CDS encoding CbtB domain-containing protein has protein sequence MAQAPPVRSASLPVQIPLREILPWAVFALVIGMLLFYFVGVEQGATSLFGGSFIHEFTHDGRHLLGFPCH, from the coding sequence ATGGCGCAGGCCCCGCCCGTTCGTTCCGCTTCACTACCCGTTCAAATACCGCTGCGGGAGATCTTGCCGTGGGCGGTGTTCGCACTCGTCATCGGCATGCTCCTGTTCTATTTCGTGGGCGTCGAACAGGGGGCGACCTCCCTCTTCGGGGGCAGTTTCATCCACGAGTTCACGCACGACGGCCGTCACCTGCTCGGATTCCCCTGCCATTGA
- a CDS encoding CbtA family protein gives MMRVLLIRGMLVGLASAVFAYVCAWFLGEGPLGDAIAFEDQRSHAAGGIHEHAAEVVSRLAQQTAGLAVALAAVGVAVGGLFAIAFALAHHRIGRMTVRTTSMMVASAGFVVISLVPFLKYPPNPPAVGDPDTIQQRSLLYFLTIVIGIFAAVTAVQTGRRLTPRHGGWNASLLGGGVFVALVGIAYVVLPGGTVTEPGFPPDVLWDFRIASLATQAVIWLTLGLGFGALTERDVAGARRERAPEIHAKPSDA, from the coding sequence ATGATGCGCGTCCTGCTGATCCGGGGCATGCTCGTCGGACTGGCCTCGGCCGTATTCGCGTACGTGTGCGCCTGGTTTCTCGGCGAGGGCCCGCTCGGGGACGCGATCGCCTTTGAGGACCAGCGATCTCACGCCGCCGGCGGGATACACGAGCACGCAGCCGAGGTCGTTTCGAGGCTGGCCCAGCAGACCGCCGGCCTCGCGGTCGCCCTGGCCGCCGTCGGCGTCGCCGTCGGCGGACTGTTCGCCATCGCGTTCGCGCTCGCCCATCACAGAATCGGACGAATGACCGTCCGTACGACCTCGATGATGGTGGCTTCCGCTGGCTTCGTCGTCATTTCACTGGTCCCTTTCCTGAAATATCCGCCCAATCCACCTGCCGTAGGTGATCCCGACACGATTCAGCAGCGAAGCCTGCTGTATTTCCTGACCATCGTCATCGGGATATTCGCCGCCGTCACCGCCGTCCAGACCGGCCGGCGCCTGACTCCGCGACACGGCGGATGGAACGCCTCCCTGCTCGGCGGCGGGGTGTTCGTCGCCCTGGTGGGCATCGCCTACGTGGTTCTGCCGGGAGGAACCGTCACAGAACCCGGTTTCCCGCCCGATGTCCTGTGGGACTTCAGGATCGCCTCGCTCGCCACCCAGGCCGTCATATGGCTCACCCTGGGGCTCGGGTTCGGAGCGCTCACCGAACGGGACGTCGCCGGGGCCCGGCGAGAACGCGCTCCGGAGATTCATGCGAAGCCCTCGGACGCCTGA